The segment GCAAATTTGAACTCCCATTAATTTAAGTAATAAGGCTGAGGATTTTTCCTCAGCCTTATTTTTTACTATGTAATTAACCATTCATTAAGTGATTAACTAAAACTATTTATTATGAAAAATTTAAAAAGGTACCTGAGTGTAGTGGCCATTTTTTCGCTGCTCTTTACCTCCTGTTCTAAAGATGAAACCTAGTGTTCTTAATTCAGATCCTGAAAAAGCCACTGTTTCATTTGGAGCAATAGTGAATGATCTTGTAACAAACAGAGCAGCTTCAAAACAATCTATGGGAGATCTTCCTGATTGTTCTGATGATACTCCTGCTTATGTGAGAATTGTTCTTATGCAAGGTGATGAAGAAGTAGTAGGTACATCAACTTCCCCGCACCGCGTGGACCTGGTGGCCGGAGAAATATTTACAGTAGAAGATGCTGAACTTGAACTTGAACCTGGTAATTATACTCTGGAACATTTCTCTGTTTACAACAGCGATGATGAAGTGATCTGGCTTGCTCCACGTACAGGAAGTGATTTGGGTGCCTATGTAAATGCTACTTTACCCATTGCGATAGATCTAAGAGCAGGAGTTAAGAAATATGTAGATGTTCCTGTATTGTGTTTTGACAACCGTGAAGTGAATCAATATGGATACTTATTCTTTGAATTAGATACTAATGTTGCACTTACTTACTGCTTCTTTGCAAACTATTGTAATGATGATGGTATGCATTATCCTGCTCGTTACAGTATAAGCATCTGGTCTGGTAATAATGCAAATGGTGTAGCGATTTATACTAATGAGACTAATTTTACAGGACAACATAATAATGGAGATTACTATGCCACACCATTATGTCTTGCCTTGCCAGATAATGATGACCTTGATGAAGAGTATTTATATTATGAAATGACTCTGCTTGATTGGGATGACAATTATGGCGATGTTGAGCAGGTAATGATGTCTGGTACTATAACCAAGAGAGAGATCCTTGCCAACTTTGGTGATAGCGAAGAAGACAATGTGGAGTATGAGCACGTAAGATTTTGTGATGATGCTGGAGAACTAGTAGGTGATAGGGACAATGACAATATTCCTGATAATATGGACGAATGTCCAGATGAGGTGGGCCCTGCTTCTAATAATGGTTGTCCAGAGGAAAATGATGGAGATTTAGATGGAGATGGTGTTCCTGATTCCATTGATCTATGTCCAAACACTCCGGCAGGAACTGATGTTGACTCAGATGGATGTCCAGAAGAAACTGATGGAGATGCAGATGGTGATGGTGTTCCCGATTCCATAGATCTGTGTCCAAACACTCCTTCAGGTACTGATGTTGACGCAACAGGTTGTCCAGAGGATACTACTGGTGAAGGATGTACTGGATTACCAGCAGTATGTGATATAGAATTTGGAAGCCTTCCAGAGGACTGTTATGTAACTGTACTTGATGGAGCTGATGGAAATGGTTACGTGAGAGTTAATAGCGCAGCCGATATAGATTTAATGCAAACACTTGTTAATGAGGCGTACGGTACAGTGAGCGTTTCAGCTTCAGGTAATTCAGTAACTGTTTCTATTGATGGTGGATTACCTCAAGATAGAGTTACAGCTTATGAAGTAGAAGTAAGGCCAGGTGAAAATGGAGCAATGAGTGCTACTTGTTGGGAATCTCAATGTGCATCTACTGTAACTGAAGTTCCATCTGGAGATCAGCCTGCACTTGATATAACATTTGATGATTTGGAATATTCTTACCCATTCTATGTTAGAGTAAATGCAGTAATATGTGAATCTGTCGTAGGAGAATAAATATGAAAAAAAACTTCCGCAAATTGGTCAACCGGGGGGATGACCATTTGCGAAGTTACTTGAAGTACCGCAAGGTGCTGATGGGACTGCCCGGTTTGCCGGGCAGTTTTTTTTGTATTTCATCGAAATTAGTTAAAAAAAAACTTAAAGTTTTAAATTTAGTTTGTATGTTAGCCGCTGCTTAAGCAAAAAAATAAAAATGGCCATTCTCCCCCCGCCTGGTCTTTTTATTCAAAGATGTTCCATTTTTCTATGTGAAATTGAACTTTTTTATGTTGGATTTCGTTTTTCCTACAAGAATTTTCAATCTCCCCGTGAAATTTGCTGACAATTGTGTCTGAAAAAATTATATACCCCAAGTGTTAATTTTTTTTGGAATGGACTTTGAATTAACCCAAATCTATTAACGTTTATTTAACCCGGAACAGCTAATAATTGAGAATAAAACTGTTCCTCAAAATTTTTGTAACCCCAACTTATGAAAAGAAGCAATTTATTGTATTTACTACCTAAGCATTCGCTTTTCTATCTTGTA is part of the Antarcticibacterium sp. 1MA-6-2 genome and harbors:
- a CDS encoding thrombospondin type 3 repeat-containing protein, which gives rise to MKPSVLNSDPEKATVSFGAIVNDLVTNRAASKQSMGDLPDCSDDTPAYVRIVLMQGDEEVVGTSTSPHRVDLVAGEIFTVEDAELELEPGNYTLEHFSVYNSDDEVIWLAPRTGSDLGAYVNATLPIAIDLRAGVKKYVDVPVLCFDNREVNQYGYLFFELDTNVALTYCFFANYCNDDGMHYPARYSISIWSGNNANGVAIYTNETNFTGQHNNGDYYATPLCLALPDNDDLDEEYLYYEMTLLDWDDNYGDVEQVMMSGTITKREILANFGDSEEDNVEYEHVRFCDDAGELVGDRDNDNIPDNMDECPDEVGPASNNGCPEENDGDLDGDGVPDSIDLCPNTPAGTDVDSDGCPEETDGDADGDGVPDSIDLCPNTPSGTDVDATGCPEDTTGEGCTGLPAVCDIEFGSLPEDCYVTVLDGADGNGYVRVNSAADIDLMQTLVNEAYGTVSVSASGNSVTVSIDGGLPQDRVTAYEVEVRPGENGAMSATCWESQCASTVTEVPSGDQPALDITFDDLEYSYPFYVRVNAVICESVVGE